In a genomic window of Pieris brassicae chromosome 7, ilPieBrab1.1, whole genome shotgun sequence:
- the LOC123712126 gene encoding ankyrin repeat and BTB/POZ domain-containing protein BTBD11 isoform X2, which yields MFDGEIGFVFSVEDARTLSAAPALTAVSGVAAVSAVPAVSVTADDPERTCACAGWPRRQPPVHEILRPKPRRPSSGCRPEEAWCSAGVSGARALRVRVAGAAPAHARRLSPPPHAHRATTPPPPPPIDPPAKPNPEDSRTEAPEAPSGAQLKAISAVSPVTAASTPVKSAPALSSYALERRKHDRPADTPQQNGVRECNSSSDENRSSGHASMSDSGGGGEAGRDEPRRSRQPPHPRTKHRPHNKLQSPWPGGGGLEDIRSAIKQLTLRSRDSSSTATSGASSGGGGSNNAQETGSAAEARRRRAPLVRQPSLDTVCTNVTSADEFVWVDSHNRLVELRCVPWTAGEVSRALQTGRCREAVARLAPDAPPRLAYLLQRALVRIAREAQRLSQNFGFCSKHEVAGAFRIILSTPLADSCIKGCQRAATMYATSGSAARRLGSAARARTSLAPGRFLRWMLDVRVASFVHEYAAIYLCAGMETLLEEIALIAGSGAAAAPITPATIDHAVANCADLWGLLQPYSHLNAGRVASGALSLSRWESMSSLGSGTGSSSGAPRPENRQLGMSHDSGITTNGSGSGTSGSNTSTSESAGTNGSAGSGASVLLTTCAGSAGELRAVLRQLSPRHPPLSPAGERALYYFMRCSQLEHSTSGASAGAGACGGAGGLWGERGAGALPPLGEWVRVARAHAALRPPPVVPDADDVLQAARLLLPHADCPPRPVTMEEAIEPAWSRCTRTVDEVSRAALGLAQRALLSGRAEFLSGVRALLPPAGIDATDGSGLTALMKAALAGDEQVVAMLLEAGADPNIETGGLAAQHSALLSPSRSPNHPHSSHLGNTPANAYTPPTAGWTALVYACSGAGAGGSGAVEAARRLLAAGARVDGAPARGEDVCTLTPLQVACGVGNLELVQLLLSHGADPFLSTQLTDALCYSAAAQYGCYSAVAVCCTHGRRACLRAAVRGGGGRAVLSLEEVLAEGAPPAAGRPPPFTKQQQRALQDAMYCAAETDHLDITLELRALGVPWSLHAWTLSLAAAAEASLDHVIDQLLQDFLQVCPSDDSHYGKQFIYECLPLLFNILRYSKKEGTVLLLADILCACYGWEAVPGVREPPPATAAPARVDVSYVNNPSLADVTFRVEGRLFYGHKIVLVSESPRLRSMLAPARNSAEALPPANTTPPLVQINDIRYHIFEQVMKYLYSGGCSNLDIPESDVLEVLAAASFFQLLPLQRHCEARAAKSVDLHNLVSVYIHAKVYGATQLLEYCQGFLLQNMVALLTYDDSVKRLLFGKRLPGHNVLGALLVTLQKRIESRKNQAKVR from the exons GCCTTCAAGCGGTTGCCGGCCCGAAGAGGCGTGGTGCAGCGCGGGCGTGTCCGGAGCGCGAGCACTGCGCGTGCGCGTTGCAGGAGCGGCTCCGGCGCACGCCCGCCGACTCTCGCCACCGCCACATGCGCATCGGGCTACGACACCGCCACCGCCGCCGCCGATTGATCCGCCGGCTAAAC cGAATCCTGAGGATTCTCGGACGGAGGCTCCAGAGGCCCCAAGTGGGGCGCAGCTGAAGGCAATAAGTGCGGTATCCCCAGTGACGGCGGCTAGTACGCCCGTCAAAAGCGCCCCAGCCCTAAGCAGCTATGCTCTAGAACGACGCAAACACGACCGACCTGCTGATACACCCCAACAG AATGGTGTACGCGAGTGTAACAGCAGTTCCGATGAAAACAGATCCTCCGGTCATGCATCTATGTCCGACAGTGGTGGCGGTGGGGAAGCTGGACGGGACGAGCCCAGAAGGTCGAGACAACCACCACACCCCAGAACCAAGCATAGGCCGCATAAtaag ttaCAGTCACCCTGGCCCGGAGGTGGTGGGCTGGAAGACATCCGGTCTGCTATCAAACAGCTCACGTTGCGCTCGAGGGACAGCAGCAGCACCGCTACCAGTGGTGCTTCAAGCGGGGGAGGAGGAAGCAACAACGCCCAAG AGACCGGCAGCGCGGCAGAGGCCAGGAGACGTCGCGCTCCGTTGGTGCGACAGCCGTCATTGGACACGGTTTGCACCAACGTCACCAGCGCTGACGAGTTTGTCTGGGTCGACTCCCACAATAG GCTAGTGGAGCTCCGCTGCGTCCCTTGGACGGCAGGCGAGGTCAGCCGGGCACTGCAGACCGGCCGCTGCCGTGAAGCCGTCGCTAGGTTGGCGCCCGACGCTCCACCACGCCTGGCTTACTTGTTGCAACG tgccTTAGTCCGAATAGCGCGTGAAGCGCAGCGCCTGTCGCAGAACTTTGGCTTTTGCTCCAAGCACGAAGTCGCCGGAGCTTTCAGAATCATACTCAGTACCCCGTTGGCCGATTCTTGCATAAAG GGTTGTCAACGTGCAGCGACAATGTACGCGACGTCAGGCAGTGCGGCTAGGCGCCTGGGATCGGCTGCGCGTGCGCGTACAAGTCTCGCCCCAGGCCGCTTCCTCAGATGGATGCTCGACGTCCGCGTCGCTTCTTTCGTTCACGA GTATGCAGCCATATATCTCTGTGCGGGAATGGAGACGCTGCTGGAAGAGATAGCTCTCATAGCCGGCAGTGGCGCCGCTGCCGCTCCTATAACGCCTGCGACCATTGACCATGCGGTGGCCAACTGTGCCGATTTATGGGGCCTTTTGCAACCCTACAGTCACTTAAACGCTGGCAGGGTAGCCTCAG gAGCTCTATCTTTGTCGCGCTGGGAATCAATGAGCTCTTTAGGATCCGGTACCGGGTCATCGTCGGGGGCTCCTCGGCCTGAGAATAGACAGTTGGGCATGAGTCATGATTCTGGTATCACCACCAATGGATctg GATCTGGCACATCAGGTTCCAACACGAGTACATCAGAGTCAGCTGGCACCAACGGCTCCGCGGGATCCGGGGCTTCGGTGCTGTTGACGACGTGTGCCGGATCCGCCGGAGAACTCAGGGCCGTGTTGAGACAGCTCAGCCCCAGACATCCACCTCTGTCCCCCGCTGGGGAACGAGCCCTGTATTACTTTATGAGGTGTTCTCAG TTGGAGCACAGCACCAGTGGAGCATCGGCGGGAGCGGGAGCGTGCGGCGGGGCAGGAGGCCTGTGGGGCGAAAGGGGCGCCGGGGCGTTGCCACCTTTGGGTGAATGGGTGCGGGTGGCGCGTGCGCACGCTGCCCTCCGACCACCTCCTGTAGTACCGGACGCCGACGACGTGTTGCAGGCGGCTCGGTTGTTGCTGCCGCACGCTGACTGCCCACCCAGACCTGTCAC CATGGAAGAAGCGATAGAGCCGGCTTGGTCGCGCTGTACGCGGACTGTGGATGAAGTGAGTCGAGCCGCCTTGGGCCTGGCGCAGAGAGCCTTGTTGAGTGGCAGAGCCGAGTTCCTTAGCGGAGTCAGGGCGCTGCTGCCCCCTGCGGGGATCGACGCCACCGACGGTTCGGGGCTGACTGCGCTCATGAAGGCCGCCCTAGCGGGAGACGAACAAGTTGTCGCG ATGCTGCTAGAAGCAGGGGCAGACCCGAACATCGAAACCGGAGGCTTAGCAGCTCAGCACAGTGCGCTGTTGTCGCCTTCGCGCTCGCCCAATCATCCCCACTCCTCTCACCTCGGCAACACCCCCGCCAACGCTTATACTCCGCCGACTGCGG GTTGGACGGCTCTAGTGTACGCGTGCAGCGGCGCAGGCGCAGGTGGGTCGGGAGCGGTGGAGGCCGCTCGAAGACTGCTAGCCGCCGGCGCACGAGTCGACGGCGCACCCGCCAGAGGGGAGGACGTCTGTACGCTGACACCTTTGCAG GTGGCTTGCGGCGTGGGCAACCTCGAGCTCGTGCAGCTGTTGCTTTCGCACGGAGCCGACCCCTTCCTGTCCACGCAACTCACCGACGCTCTCTGCTACTCGGCGGCTGCTCAGTACGGCTGCTACAG CGCGGTGGCCGTATGTTGCACTCACGGGCGTCGGGCTTGCCTTCGCGCCGCAGTCCGCGGGGGCGGAGGCCGAGCTGTTCTCTCTTTAGAAGAAGTGCTCGCGGAAGGGGCTCCGCCCGCCGCCGGCCGGCCTCCACCCTTCACGAAGCAGCAGCAGCGAGCTTTGCAAGATGCCATGTACTGCGCCGCTGAGACCGACCACCTCG ATATAACTCTGGAGCTGCGAGCTCTCGGAGTCCCGTGGTCCCTTCACGCCTGGACGCTCTCCTTGGCAGCCGCGGCGGAGGCCTCTCTCGACCACGTCATCGACCAACTCCTCCAAGATTTCCTACAG GTGTGTCCGAGTGACGACAGCCACTACGGCAAGCAGTTCATCTACGAGTGTCTTCCTCtgcttttcaatattttaagatacaGCAAG AAGGAAGGCACAGTCCTCCTGCTGGCGGACATCTTGTGCGCGTGCTACGGCTGGGAAGCGGTGCCGGGCGTGCGCGAACCTCCCCCCGCCACGGCTGCGCCCGCGCGAGTGGACGTCTCGTACGTCAACAACCCCTCGCTGGCTGACGTCACTTTCAG GGTGGAAGGTCGTCTGTTCTATGGACACAAGATAGTGCTGGTGTCGGAGTCGCCTCGGCTGCGGTCCATGTTGGCCCCGGCCCGGAACTCCGCGGAGGCCCTTCCGCCGGCCAACACGACGCCCCCGCTCGTGCAGATTAATGATATACGATATCATATATTTGAG CAAGTAATGAAATACCTCTACTCCGGTGGTTGTTCCAACCTGGATATCCCAGAGAGTGACGTTCTGGAAGTGCTGGCCGCCGCATCTTTCTTCCAGCTCTTACCGCTACAGAGGCACTGCGAAGCGCGCGCTGCCAAGTCTGTCGACCTGCATAATCTGGTGTCCGTCTATATCCATGCTAAG GTATATGGCGCTACTCAACTGCTAGAGTACTGCCAAGGTTTCCTCCTCCAAAACATGGTAGCTTTACTCACATATGACGACTCTGTGAAGCGTCTTCTGTTCGGCAAGCGCTTACCGGGTCACAATGTCCTCGGAGCCCTGCTCGTCACGCTGCAGAAGAGAATTGAATCCCGAAAGAACCAGGCGAAGGTCAGATAG
- the LOC123712126 gene encoding ankyrin repeat and BTB/POZ domain-containing protein BTBD11 isoform X3 translates to MFDGEIGFVFSVEDARTLSAAPALTAVSGVAAVSAVPAVSVTADDPERTCACAGWPRRQPPVHEILRPKPRRPSSGCRPEEAWCSAGVSGARALRVRVAGAAPAHARRLSPPPHAHRATTPPPPPPIDPPAKPNPEDSRTEAPEAPSGAQLKAISAVSPVTAASTPVKSAPALSSYALERRKHDRPADTPQQNGVRECNSSSDENRSSGHASMSDSGGGGEAGRDEPRRSRQPPHPRTKHRPHNKSPWPGGGGLEDIRSAIKQLTLRSRDSSSTATSGASSGGGGSNNAQETGSAAEARRRRAPLVRQPSLDTVCTNVTSADEFVWVDSHNRLVELRCVPWTAGEVSRALQTGRCREAVARLAPDAPPRLAYLLQRALVRIAREAQRLSQNFGFCSKHEVAGAFRIILSTPLADSCIKGCQRAATMYATSGSAARRLGSAARARTSLAPGRFLRWMLDVRVASFVHEYAAIYLCAGMETLLEEIALIAGSGAAAAPITPATIDHAVANCADLWGLLQPYSHLNAGRVASGALSLSRWESMSSLGSGTGSSSGAPRPENRQLGMSHDSGITTNGSAGSGTSGSNTSTSESAGTNGSAGSGASVLLTTCAGSAGELRAVLRQLSPRHPPLSPAGERALYYFMRCSQLEHSTSGASAGAGACGGAGGLWGERGAGALPPLGEWVRVARAHAALRPPPVVPDADDVLQAARLLLPHADCPPRPVTMEEAIEPAWSRCTRTVDEVSRAALGLAQRALLSGRAEFLSGVRALLPPAGIDATDGSGLTALMKAALAGDEQVVAMLLEAGADPNIETGGLAAQHSALLSPSRSPNHPHSSHLGNTPANAYTPPTAGWTALVYACSGAGAGGSGAVEAARRLLAAGARVDGAPARGEDVCTLTPLQVACGVGNLELVQLLLSHGADPFLSTQLTDALCYSAAAQYGCYSAVAVCCTHGRRACLRAAVRGGGGRAVLSLEEVLAEGAPPAAGRPPPFTKQQQRALQDAMYCAAETDHLDITLELRALGVPWSLHAWTLSLAAAAEASLDHVIDQLLQDFLQVCPSDDSHYGKQFIYECLPLLFNILRYSKKEGTVLLLADILCACYGWEAVPGVREPPPATAAPARVDVSYVNNPSLADVTFRVEGRLFYGHKIVLVSESPRLRSMLAPARNSAEALPPANTTPPLVQINDIRYHIFEQVMKYLYSGGCSNLDIPESDVLEVLAAASFFQLLPLQRHCEARAAKSVDLHNLVSVYIHAKVYGATQLLEYCQGFLLQNMVALLTYDDSVKRLLFGKRLPGHNVLGALLVTLQKRIESRKNQAKVR, encoded by the exons GCCTTCAAGCGGTTGCCGGCCCGAAGAGGCGTGGTGCAGCGCGGGCGTGTCCGGAGCGCGAGCACTGCGCGTGCGCGTTGCAGGAGCGGCTCCGGCGCACGCCCGCCGACTCTCGCCACCGCCACATGCGCATCGGGCTACGACACCGCCACCGCCGCCGCCGATTGATCCGCCGGCTAAAC cGAATCCTGAGGATTCTCGGACGGAGGCTCCAGAGGCCCCAAGTGGGGCGCAGCTGAAGGCAATAAGTGCGGTATCCCCAGTGACGGCGGCTAGTACGCCCGTCAAAAGCGCCCCAGCCCTAAGCAGCTATGCTCTAGAACGACGCAAACACGACCGACCTGCTGATACACCCCAACAG AATGGTGTACGCGAGTGTAACAGCAGTTCCGATGAAAACAGATCCTCCGGTCATGCATCTATGTCCGACAGTGGTGGCGGTGGGGAAGCTGGACGGGACGAGCCCAGAAGGTCGAGACAACCACCACACCCCAGAACCAAGCATAGGCCGCATAAtaag TCACCCTGGCCCGGAGGTGGTGGGCTGGAAGACATCCGGTCTGCTATCAAACAGCTCACGTTGCGCTCGAGGGACAGCAGCAGCACCGCTACCAGTGGTGCTTCAAGCGGGGGAGGAGGAAGCAACAACGCCCAAG AGACCGGCAGCGCGGCAGAGGCCAGGAGACGTCGCGCTCCGTTGGTGCGACAGCCGTCATTGGACACGGTTTGCACCAACGTCACCAGCGCTGACGAGTTTGTCTGGGTCGACTCCCACAATAG GCTAGTGGAGCTCCGCTGCGTCCCTTGGACGGCAGGCGAGGTCAGCCGGGCACTGCAGACCGGCCGCTGCCGTGAAGCCGTCGCTAGGTTGGCGCCCGACGCTCCACCACGCCTGGCTTACTTGTTGCAACG tgccTTAGTCCGAATAGCGCGTGAAGCGCAGCGCCTGTCGCAGAACTTTGGCTTTTGCTCCAAGCACGAAGTCGCCGGAGCTTTCAGAATCATACTCAGTACCCCGTTGGCCGATTCTTGCATAAAG GGTTGTCAACGTGCAGCGACAATGTACGCGACGTCAGGCAGTGCGGCTAGGCGCCTGGGATCGGCTGCGCGTGCGCGTACAAGTCTCGCCCCAGGCCGCTTCCTCAGATGGATGCTCGACGTCCGCGTCGCTTCTTTCGTTCACGA GTATGCAGCCATATATCTCTGTGCGGGAATGGAGACGCTGCTGGAAGAGATAGCTCTCATAGCCGGCAGTGGCGCCGCTGCCGCTCCTATAACGCCTGCGACCATTGACCATGCGGTGGCCAACTGTGCCGATTTATGGGGCCTTTTGCAACCCTACAGTCACTTAAACGCTGGCAGGGTAGCCTCAG gAGCTCTATCTTTGTCGCGCTGGGAATCAATGAGCTCTTTAGGATCCGGTACCGGGTCATCGTCGGGGGCTCCTCGGCCTGAGAATAGACAGTTGGGCATGAGTCATGATTCTGGTATCACCACCAATGGATctg cagGATCTGGCACATCAGGTTCCAACACGAGTACATCAGAGTCAGCTGGCACCAACGGCTCCGCGGGATCCGGGGCTTCGGTGCTGTTGACGACGTGTGCCGGATCCGCCGGAGAACTCAGGGCCGTGTTGAGACAGCTCAGCCCCAGACATCCACCTCTGTCCCCCGCTGGGGAACGAGCCCTGTATTACTTTATGAGGTGTTCTCAG TTGGAGCACAGCACCAGTGGAGCATCGGCGGGAGCGGGAGCGTGCGGCGGGGCAGGAGGCCTGTGGGGCGAAAGGGGCGCCGGGGCGTTGCCACCTTTGGGTGAATGGGTGCGGGTGGCGCGTGCGCACGCTGCCCTCCGACCACCTCCTGTAGTACCGGACGCCGACGACGTGTTGCAGGCGGCTCGGTTGTTGCTGCCGCACGCTGACTGCCCACCCAGACCTGTCAC CATGGAAGAAGCGATAGAGCCGGCTTGGTCGCGCTGTACGCGGACTGTGGATGAAGTGAGTCGAGCCGCCTTGGGCCTGGCGCAGAGAGCCTTGTTGAGTGGCAGAGCCGAGTTCCTTAGCGGAGTCAGGGCGCTGCTGCCCCCTGCGGGGATCGACGCCACCGACGGTTCGGGGCTGACTGCGCTCATGAAGGCCGCCCTAGCGGGAGACGAACAAGTTGTCGCG ATGCTGCTAGAAGCAGGGGCAGACCCGAACATCGAAACCGGAGGCTTAGCAGCTCAGCACAGTGCGCTGTTGTCGCCTTCGCGCTCGCCCAATCATCCCCACTCCTCTCACCTCGGCAACACCCCCGCCAACGCTTATACTCCGCCGACTGCGG GTTGGACGGCTCTAGTGTACGCGTGCAGCGGCGCAGGCGCAGGTGGGTCGGGAGCGGTGGAGGCCGCTCGAAGACTGCTAGCCGCCGGCGCACGAGTCGACGGCGCACCCGCCAGAGGGGAGGACGTCTGTACGCTGACACCTTTGCAG GTGGCTTGCGGCGTGGGCAACCTCGAGCTCGTGCAGCTGTTGCTTTCGCACGGAGCCGACCCCTTCCTGTCCACGCAACTCACCGACGCTCTCTGCTACTCGGCGGCTGCTCAGTACGGCTGCTACAG CGCGGTGGCCGTATGTTGCACTCACGGGCGTCGGGCTTGCCTTCGCGCCGCAGTCCGCGGGGGCGGAGGCCGAGCTGTTCTCTCTTTAGAAGAAGTGCTCGCGGAAGGGGCTCCGCCCGCCGCCGGCCGGCCTCCACCCTTCACGAAGCAGCAGCAGCGAGCTTTGCAAGATGCCATGTACTGCGCCGCTGAGACCGACCACCTCG ATATAACTCTGGAGCTGCGAGCTCTCGGAGTCCCGTGGTCCCTTCACGCCTGGACGCTCTCCTTGGCAGCCGCGGCGGAGGCCTCTCTCGACCACGTCATCGACCAACTCCTCCAAGATTTCCTACAG GTGTGTCCGAGTGACGACAGCCACTACGGCAAGCAGTTCATCTACGAGTGTCTTCCTCtgcttttcaatattttaagatacaGCAAG AAGGAAGGCACAGTCCTCCTGCTGGCGGACATCTTGTGCGCGTGCTACGGCTGGGAAGCGGTGCCGGGCGTGCGCGAACCTCCCCCCGCCACGGCTGCGCCCGCGCGAGTGGACGTCTCGTACGTCAACAACCCCTCGCTGGCTGACGTCACTTTCAG GGTGGAAGGTCGTCTGTTCTATGGACACAAGATAGTGCTGGTGTCGGAGTCGCCTCGGCTGCGGTCCATGTTGGCCCCGGCCCGGAACTCCGCGGAGGCCCTTCCGCCGGCCAACACGACGCCCCCGCTCGTGCAGATTAATGATATACGATATCATATATTTGAG CAAGTAATGAAATACCTCTACTCCGGTGGTTGTTCCAACCTGGATATCCCAGAGAGTGACGTTCTGGAAGTGCTGGCCGCCGCATCTTTCTTCCAGCTCTTACCGCTACAGAGGCACTGCGAAGCGCGCGCTGCCAAGTCTGTCGACCTGCATAATCTGGTGTCCGTCTATATCCATGCTAAG GTATATGGCGCTACTCAACTGCTAGAGTACTGCCAAGGTTTCCTCCTCCAAAACATGGTAGCTTTACTCACATATGACGACTCTGTGAAGCGTCTTCTGTTCGGCAAGCGCTTACCGGGTCACAATGTCCTCGGAGCCCTGCTCGTCACGCTGCAGAAGAGAATTGAATCCCGAAAGAACCAGGCGAAGGTCAGATAG